In the Candidatus Mycosynbacter amalyticus genome, one interval contains:
- the der gene encoding ribosome biogenesis GTPase Der yields MASKLPTVAIIGQANVGKSSLFNRMVRAQQAIVAREAGTTRDNVLGRVEHDGFQFWLVDTAGMKDPDDEFEASIQEQIEEAAVAADVILVVVDSTMYVSDHDRLVAKKALKSKKPVILVLNKTDLKGSLPSDEFKRLGIKQIVQTSAEHNRGTIGLLDTIVQEIPRRTEAEADDVFRVALIGRPNVGKSNLFNTLAGKQQALVANIAGTTRDVNRVQIKYNQRTIELLDTAGVRRQGKQERGIEKFSVLRTLQAIEEADVCLLLIDVNEIGVALDQRLAGIIAEAGKGLIVVVSKWDSVEGKDAFTRDALAPQISRHLKFVPWAPLIFTSSVTGQNVTKVFDLALDIETRRDQETKTRVLNDLLQKAVQAHPPSGLKNTHPRLRYIVQTDTMPPWFVIHGSNLKFVHWSYKRYLERLIRETYNYAGTPIKFSFIDEKQVKANKQRIAEGKAPVTKAYKKAKQAELED; encoded by the coding sequence ATGGCAAGCAAGCTCCCAACCGTAGCAATTATCGGTCAAGCGAACGTCGGCAAGAGTTCGCTTTTTAATCGTATGGTGCGTGCGCAGCAGGCAATCGTTGCCCGCGAAGCCGGGACCACGCGCGACAACGTACTTGGTAGGGTAGAGCACGATGGTTTCCAATTTTGGCTCGTCGACACCGCCGGCATGAAAGATCCCGACGACGAATTCGAAGCCAGTATCCAAGAGCAGATTGAAGAGGCGGCTGTAGCCGCAGACGTCATCCTTGTCGTCGTCGACAGCACCATGTATGTCTCAGATCATGACCGCCTGGTGGCAAAGAAAGCATTGAAGAGCAAAAAGCCAGTTATCCTCGTGCTCAACAAAACCGATCTCAAAGGCAGCCTGCCAAGCGACGAATTCAAGCGCCTTGGTATCAAGCAGATTGTCCAGACAAGCGCCGAGCACAATCGTGGCACGATCGGCCTGCTCGATACTATCGTGCAAGAAATCCCACGTCGCACCGAAGCAGAAGCCGACGACGTGTTCCGCGTCGCACTTATAGGCCGTCCAAATGTCGGTAAAAGTAATCTTTTCAACACTCTCGCCGGCAAACAGCAGGCACTCGTGGCCAACATCGCTGGCACGACACGCGACGTCAACCGAGTACAAATCAAATACAATCAACGCACTATCGAGCTTCTCGACACCGCTGGTGTGCGACGCCAGGGCAAACAAGAACGGGGGATTGAGAAGTTTAGCGTCCTACGCACTCTCCAAGCCATCGAAGAAGCTGACGTCTGCTTGCTCCTCATCGACGTCAACGAGATCGGTGTAGCACTCGACCAACGCTTGGCCGGCATCATCGCCGAAGCTGGCAAAGGCCTCATCGTCGTAGTGAGTAAATGGGACTCAGTCGAAGGCAAAGATGCGTTTACCCGTGACGCGTTGGCGCCCCAAATCAGCCGCCACCTCAAATTCGTACCCTGGGCACCACTCATCTTCACAAGCTCTGTCACCGGCCAAAACGTCACTAAAGTCTTCGACCTGGCACTTGATATCGAAACTCGCCGCGATCAAGAGACTAAGACGCGCGTGCTTAATGACTTATTGCAGAAAGCCGTCCAGGCCCACCCGCCATCAGGTCTTAAAAACACTCATCCACGCCTGCGCTATATCGTACAGACAGACACCATGCCGCCATGGTTCGTCATCCACGGTAGCAATCTCAAATTCGTTCACTGGAGCTACAAACGCTATCTCGAACGCCTCATCCGTGAGACCTATAACTACGCCGGTACACCGATCAAATTCAGCTTCATCGACGAGAAACAGGTCAAGGCAAACAAGCAGCGCATAGCCGAGGGTAAAGCTCCGGTCACTAAAGCATACAAAAAAGCCAAACAAGCTGAACTCGAGGACTAG
- a CDS encoding DUF4185 domain-containing protein, whose product MRRFLLILLCLAALSSCTAVTLGSGTTGALERVEPKQPYAPEQPRSLTRLTGTANNEACARWSVCGTDLGIPYLRRDGSVGITFGDTFSSPTPDSGNGWRSPVILHSSSDPKHQMIQFDDAAGIQGDGYTPEVTHNGHNSGGEVSAIPNDVVVLPDGRQVMSLQSVSGWPPGTWTTNYSELALSTDDGNSFHRTGVRWGSRGGRSATQMVSMQLDGDYVYMIGVRAGRVDGPMFLRRVPWRDILTPTAYRCWNGTKWTTTCTRGILRGRFGEPSLRKLQDGTWVMAYFDLTTGAIVTRYTDKPTGQWSAPTVQVTYHELDFLYGGFIHPLSTKNNLTLMVSSWQRHSGVTHRYDVSQLSGLSIYPSPRKE is encoded by the coding sequence ATGAGACGTTTCTTGCTGATCTTGCTTTGCCTTGCAGCATTGTCGTCTTGTACGGCAGTCACGCTTGGCAGCGGCACCACTGGTGCACTCGAGCGCGTTGAGCCTAAGCAGCCCTACGCGCCCGAACAGCCTCGCTCGCTCACACGCCTCACCGGCACGGCGAATAACGAGGCCTGTGCACGTTGGAGTGTATGTGGCACCGATCTAGGTATCCCATATCTGCGACGTGACGGCAGTGTAGGTATTACATTTGGTGATACATTTTCGTCGCCAACGCCCGATAGTGGTAACGGCTGGCGTTCACCTGTGATCCTGCATTCGTCGAGCGACCCAAAGCATCAGATGATTCAGTTCGACGATGCTGCAGGCATCCAAGGAGACGGCTATACACCCGAAGTGACTCACAACGGCCACAACAGCGGCGGAGAAGTCAGCGCTATACCAAATGATGTTGTAGTATTACCCGACGGTCGTCAGGTAATGTCACTCCAGAGCGTTTCAGGATGGCCACCAGGTACTTGGACCACCAATTACTCTGAGCTTGCGCTTAGCACCGATGACGGCAATAGTTTTCATCGGACCGGCGTGAGATGGGGTAGTCGCGGTGGCAGAAGTGCTACCCAGATGGTCTCCATGCAGCTCGATGGCGACTACGTCTACATGATCGGCGTCCGCGCTGGTCGTGTCGATGGTCCCATGTTCCTACGACGGGTACCCTGGCGGGATATTCTCACGCCAACTGCTTACCGCTGCTGGAATGGCACCAAGTGGACAACCACTTGCACTCGAGGCATCCTCCGTGGACGCTTCGGTGAACCGTCGCTGCGCAAACTGCAGGACGGCACATGGGTTATGGCGTATTTCGATCTCACCACTGGCGCGATCGTGACACGCTACACCGACAAGCCAACTGGTCAGTGGAGTGCACCGACAGTGCAAGTCACATACCACGAATTGGACTTTCTCTACGGCGGATTCATTCATCCGCTGTCGACGAAAAACAATCTCACCCTCATGGTGAGCAGCTGGCAGCGCCATAGTGGCGTCACGCATCGGTATGATGTCAGCCAACTGTCTGGTCTCTCCATCTATCCATCGCCCAGAAAGGAGTAA